One region of Tumebacillus amylolyticus genomic DNA includes:
- a CDS encoding thymidine kinase, which translates to MHFMNKPGWIEVICGSMFSGKSEELIRRVKRAKIARQSVQVFKPKIDDRYHQTAVVSHSGEKAEAYAVESVAEILALIEPEIEVIAVDEVQFFDREIIAVCQEWANNGIRVIVAGLDQDFRGEPFGPTPDFLAIAEYVTKLQAICTVCGNPANRNQRLINGEPAGFDDPIILVGAAEAYEARCRHCHEVPAGRSASCCSQEPAVAL; encoded by the coding sequence TTGCATTTCATGAACAAGCCTGGTTGGATCGAGGTCATCTGTGGAAGTATGTTTTCCGGGAAAAGTGAAGAGCTGATTCGCCGCGTGAAACGGGCCAAGATCGCCCGTCAATCCGTGCAGGTGTTCAAACCGAAGATCGATGACCGCTACCACCAGACCGCCGTCGTGTCGCACAGCGGGGAGAAGGCTGAAGCGTACGCGGTGGAGTCTGTTGCGGAAATTCTCGCCTTGATCGAACCGGAGATCGAAGTGATCGCAGTCGATGAAGTGCAATTCTTCGACCGCGAGATCATCGCGGTGTGTCAAGAATGGGCGAACAACGGCATTCGTGTAATCGTCGCGGGTCTCGACCAAGATTTCCGCGGCGAGCCGTTCGGTCCGACGCCGGACTTTCTGGCGATTGCCGAGTATGTCACGAAATTGCAAGCGATCTGCACCGTCTGTGGCAACCCGGCGAACCGCAACCAGCGGTTGATCAACGGCGAGCCGGCGGGCTTTGACGATCCGATCATCCTCGTGGGCGCGGCAGAAGCGTATGAAGCTCGTTGTCGTCATTGCCACGAGGTTCCGGCAGGTCGTTCGGCGTCTTGCTGCTCGCAAGAACCCGCGGTTGCCCTCTAA
- a CDS encoding YhcN/YlaJ family sporulation lipoprotein has protein sequence MQMNKWVRGLAVMLAVVTLTGVTGCTKGAQEKADNRYGINTVEIAPGQDLQKVPNWDNKNIDMDGDGDREHLSGRNNIANPSVDLRSFAHPGGGSDLTQGVYPHTFTADRIADLAHSVNGIANARALVIGQTAIVALNLDKGVKPEAQANLVQTVRQRILVQAPEFKRVHITADRALQRRVQRIADEIRSGHSLSMFNDDIMDLTRRIPAIGPSMAPAIP, from the coding sequence ATGCAGATGAACAAGTGGGTTCGAGGTCTTGCTGTCATGCTTGCAGTCGTCACGCTGACGGGCGTGACAGGTTGCACGAAAGGCGCTCAAGAGAAAGCGGACAACCGGTACGGCATCAATACGGTCGAAATTGCACCGGGTCAAGATTTGCAAAAGGTGCCGAACTGGGACAACAAGAACATCGACATGGACGGTGACGGCGACCGAGAGCATCTCTCCGGCCGCAACAACATCGCCAACCCGTCGGTGGACTTGCGTTCCTTCGCTCATCCGGGCGGCGGTTCCGATCTGACGCAGGGGGTCTATCCGCATACGTTCACGGCGGACCGCATCGCCGATTTGGCGCATTCGGTCAACGGAATTGCGAATGCACGGGCGCTCGTCATCGGCCAGACGGCGATCGTGGCCCTGAATTTGGACAAGGGTGTCAAACCGGAGGCGCAGGCGAATTTGGTTCAGACGGTTCGTCAGCGAATTTTGGTGCAAGCGCCCGAGTTCAAGCGCGTACACATCACGGCGGACCGTGCGTTGCAACGTCGCGTGCAACGGATTGCCGACGAGATTCGTTCCGGCCATTCTCTGAGCATGTTCAACGACGACATCATGGATTTGACCCGCCGGATTCCGGCGATCGGTCCGTCGATGGCGCCGGCTATCCCTTAA
- a CDS encoding Ger(x)C family spore germination protein — protein MKTSTPFWKKRSRPLLLALALSVAVTGCARPYILEDLGMILTAGYDLADDGRLLVTFTLPSIGEETGESRTLALTSKGSLSKEARENAGLSTDRQVVSGQMRVVVISEMLARKGCWHLLDTLMRDVNVTKTLVLCVSDGPAADLLKSKVPTRPSSGRYLYELLRKSQKNYAVPKTSIQDFERMYHDEGADPMIPYVRLMNKTTIMAAGTALFRNDKFVGSLSPEETKMMLLLGGKGEGGDIKQSLHTKGQDGKEDQVMLTFVTTKNKCKLELKNGRVHATYNVKVAGQVIEYSGDDDLTDDKVAKGVEKQIQSGLETRMKDLIDQFQHKYHVDPLGLGTKIRAARLYDQPWTYDLWRKSYENAVIDVNFELRIIRTGITR, from the coding sequence GCTGTGCGAGACCCTACATCCTCGAAGATTTGGGGATGATCCTCACCGCGGGTTACGACCTTGCCGACGACGGCCGACTGCTCGTCACCTTCACCCTGCCTTCCATCGGCGAAGAGACCGGGGAGAGCAGAACGTTGGCGTTGACCTCCAAGGGCAGCCTGTCCAAAGAAGCCCGCGAGAACGCCGGTCTCTCCACCGACCGGCAAGTGGTTTCCGGTCAGATGCGCGTCGTCGTGATCTCGGAGATGCTCGCACGCAAGGGCTGTTGGCACCTCTTGGACACGCTGATGCGCGACGTCAACGTCACCAAAACGCTCGTGCTCTGCGTCTCCGACGGCCCGGCAGCCGATCTGTTGAAAAGCAAAGTCCCCACACGTCCGTCCAGCGGACGCTATCTGTATGAACTGCTCAGAAAGTCCCAGAAAAACTACGCCGTCCCGAAAACCAGCATCCAAGACTTTGAACGCATGTATCACGACGAAGGTGCCGATCCCATGATCCCTTATGTGCGCTTGATGAACAAAACCACAATTATGGCAGCCGGCACCGCCTTGTTTCGAAACGACAAATTCGTGGGTTCCCTCTCGCCGGAAGAAACCAAAATGATGCTGCTCCTGGGCGGCAAGGGCGAGGGCGGCGACATCAAACAATCCTTGCACACCAAGGGCCAAGACGGGAAAGAAGACCAAGTGATGCTGACGTTTGTCACCACCAAAAACAAATGCAAACTCGAGTTGAAAAACGGCCGCGTCCACGCCACCTACAACGTCAAAGTTGCCGGACAAGTCATCGAATACTCCGGAGACGACGACCTCACCGACGACAAAGTGGCCAAGGGCGTAGAAAAGCAAATCCAATCGGGGCTGGAAACCCGCATGAAAGACCTAATCGACCAATTTCAACACAAATACCATGTCGATCCGCTGGGACTCGGCACCAAAATTCGTGCCGCCCGTCTCTACGACCAACCTTGGACGTACGACCTGTGGCGCAAATCCTACGAGAACGCAGTCATCGACGTCAACTTCGAACTGCGCATCATCCGCACCGGGATCACCCGATAA